The Ramlibacter algicola genome segment GGCCTGATCAAGGCTTCCGTGGCGCAGTACACCACGGACATCCCGACCAGCGGCACCGACCCGCGCGCTCGCAAGTACGCCCTGGGCTACGTGCACAACCTGTCCAAGCGCACGGCGATCTACACGACGTACGCTCGCGTGAGCAACAGCAACGGCGTGGCCGGCTTCGCTTCCCAGCCGGTCACCGGCGGCGCCGGCTCCCCGGTGCTGAACGGTTCGTCCACGGGTTACGACCTGGGCATCCGCCACAGCTTCTGATGACAGCGGCCGGGCAACCGGCCTGCCAACAAAAGAAACTTGAAAGCCGCCTTCGGGCGGCTTTTTTTATGGAACCCGAAGTTCGATGACGCTGTTGCCCGCCCGCTTTCGCCTTCCTCTGCCTGCCGCGTTGATCGCGCTGTTGGTGGCCGGGTGCGCCACGACCCCGCGGGAGCCGAGCTCCTGGACGGAATCGGCATGGGGGCAGGCATCACGACTGGGTTCAGGTGCCGAAGCCGAACCCGATGCGCAATGGGTGCACCAGCGGCTGCCAGGCAAGGCGGCGGTGCTCTTTGCACCCGGCCGCGAGGACGGCCGCGAGGCGCTCCTGGCGAAGTCCGACTCCGCGGCAAGCGTGCTGCGCCATCGCGTGCGCATCGACCCGGCGGATCTCGATCGCCTCCGCTTTTCCTGGAAGGTGCCGCAACTGATCGCGGACGCGGACGTCGGTCGCAAGGATTCGGACGACTCGCCGGTGCGCGTGATCCTCGCGTTCGAGGGCGACCGGTCCAGGTTTTCCGCGCGCGACGCCATGCTCTCCGAATTGATGCGCGCCGTCACCGGCGAGGAGATGCCGTACGCGACCCTCATGTACGTGTGGTGCAACAAGCGTCCGCCGGGCACGGTGGTGACCAGCCCGCGCACCGATCGCATCCGCAAGATGGTGCTCGAGTCCGGACCGGGACGGCTGAACCAGTGGCTCGATTACGAGCGCGACATCCGTGCGGACTTCGAACGAGCCTTCGGCGAAGCGCCCGGTGCTCTCGTCGGCATCGCGATCATGACGGACAGCGACAACACGCGGTCCGCCACGAAGGCGTGGTACGGGCCGGTGCGCGTGACCACGAGCGCCCCGCGCTGAGCCTCGGTCCTCCGTTGTTTCCCCGGGGGTGGCCCGTGGCTTGCTCTGCTAGCATGGCCCGAGTTCACCGCCGCGATGCTCGCCTTCATCCTTCGACGCCTGCTGCAGGCCGTGATCGTCATGGTCGCGGTGGCGTTCATCGCGTTCCTGCTGTTCCAGTACGTCGGTGATCCCGTCGTGTTCCTGCTGGGCCAGGACGCGCGTCCCGACCAGATCCGCCAGTTGCGCGCGGACCTCGGGCTCGACCAACCCTTCTTCGTGCAGTTCGGGCACTTCCTCGTGAATGCCGTGCAGGGTGAATTCGGCCTGAGCCTGCGCCAGGGCGCCAAGGTGTCCCGCCTGCTCGCGGAACGGTTCCCGGCGACGTTCGAACTGGCGCTCGTCGCCGCGGTGCTGGCCCTGGCGATCGGCATCCCGATGGGTGTCTATGCGGCCCTGCGCCGCGGCACCTTCCTCAGCCAGGCGTTCATGATGCTGTCGCTGCTCGGCGTCTCGCTGCCGACCTTCCTGATCGGCATCCTGCTGATCCTGGTGTTTGCCGTGATGCTCGGCTGGTTCCCGAGTTTCGGCCGCGGCGAGACGATGCAGCTCGGCTGGTGGACCACCGGCTTCCTCACGCGCGATGGCTGGATGCACCTGGTGCTCCCCGCGCTCACGCTGGCGATCTTCCAGTTGACGCTTGTGATGCGGCTGGTCCGTTCGGAGATGCTGGAAGTGCTGCGCACCGACTACATCAAGTTCGCGCGCGCGCGCGGGCTGTCCGACCGCGCCATCCACTTCGGCCACGCGCTGAAGAACACGCTGGTGCCGGTGATGACGATCACCGGCCTGCAGCTGGGCGGCCTGATCGCCTTCGCCATCATCACCGAGCAGGTGTTCCAGTGGCCGGGCATGGGGCTGCTGTTCATCGATGCGGTGAAGTTCGCGGACATCCCGATCATGGCCGCGTACCTGTGCCTCATTTCGCTGATCTTCGTCGTCATCAACCTCGTGGTCGACCTGCTGTACCTGGCGGTCGATCCGCGCCTGCGCCTGTCCGGCGCCCGGGGGCACTGATGCTCGCCGCCGTCGGCAACGGCCGCCTGAAGGCCAACGGACGCCCCTTCGCGCACATCGCGCGCTTCCATCCGGAGCTCACGGCGTTCCGCCGCGACCTGCACGCGCATCCGGAGATCGGATTCGAGGAGGTCTACACGGCCCGTCGCGTGACCGAGGCGCTGAAGGCGTGTGGCGTCGACGAGATCCATGCCGCGATCGGCAAGACGGGCGTGGTTGGCGTCATCAAGGGCCGCAGCACCGCGAGCGGGCGCATGGTGGGGCTGCGCGCGGACATGGACGCGCTCACGATGTCGGAGACCAACGAGTTCGCGTGGCGCTCCGCCAAACCCGGACTGATGCACGGATGCGGGCACGACGGCCACACCGCCATGCTGGTGGGTGCCGCGCGCTACCTGGCCGAAACGCGCAACTTCGACGGCACCGCGGTGCTGATCTTCCAGCCGGGCGAAGAGGGCTTCGCCGGCGCGAAGGCCATGATCGAGGACGGCCTGTTCGACCGCTTCCCGGTCGAGGCCGTGTACGCGATGCACAACTGGCCCGGACTGAAGCCGGGCACCATTGGCCTCAACCCCGGGCCGATGATGGCGGCGGCCGACAAGGTCACCATCGAGGTCACCGGCAAAGGCGGCCACGGCGCGCACCCGTACCTCGCCGTCGACCCGGTGCTCGTGGCGGCGCACATCATCACGGCCTCGCAGTCCATCGTGTCGCGCAACGTGCGTCCCGTCGACGGCGCAGTCGTGAGCCTGTGCGCGATGCAGGCCGGCGACGTGCACGCGATGAGCGTCATTCCGGGCAAGGCGGTCTTGGTGGGCACCGTTCGCACGTTCACGTCCGACGTGCAGGAGCTGGTCGAGACGCGTCTCACCGAGCTGTGCACCGCCGTCGCCCTCGGCTTTGGCGCCACGGCCACCGTGAAGTACGAACGCGTCTACCCCGCCACCCGCAACAGCGCCAACGAGGCTGCGTTCGCCGCCGATGTCGCCGAATCGCTGGTGGGTCCCGACCACGTCGTGCGCGACCTCGAACCGAGCATGGGGGCGGAAGACTTCTCGTTCATGCTGCAGGTCAAGCCGGGCGCGTACCTGCGCATCGGGCAGGGTGGCGAGGGCAGCTGCATGCTGCACAACAGCCGCTACGACTTCAACGATGACATCCTCCCTCTCGGCTCCGCGCTGCACGCGGGCCTCATCGAGCAAGCCATGCCGCTCGCGGCGGCGTGACCCGCGACCCTTCCACTCTGGAGCGACCATGACGACTTACAAGAAGAGCCTGATCCAAGCCGCCATCCTGCTGGCGTTCACCGCCGGCGCCGGTGCGCAGACGGTGCGCATCGCCAACCAGGGTGACGCGCTGTCGATGGATCCCCATTCGCTGAACGAAACCGTGCAGCTGAGCGTCACCAGCAACGTGTACGAAGGGCTCGTGGGCCGCAACAAGGACCTGACGCTGGCGCCGGCGCTCGCGACGTCGTGGAAGCAGGTCTCGCCGACGGTGTGGCGCTTCGAGCTGCGCAAGAACGTGCAGTTCCACGACGGCAAGCCGTTCACGGCGGACGACGTGCTGTTCTCGCTGGCGCGCACGCAGGTCGACGGGTCGGACATGAAGTCCAACACCAACGACATCAAGGAAGTGCGCAAGGTCAACGACTTCGTCATCGACATCGAGACGAAGGCGCCGTTCCCGATCCTGCCCGAGCAGCTCACCAGCACCTACATCATGAGCAAGAAGTGGTGCGAGGAGAACCAGGCCACCAAGCCCGTGGACCGCCGCAAGGGCATCGAGAACGCCGCCTCGTTCCGCGCCAACGGCACCGGCCCGTACCGCCTGCGCGAGCGCCAGCCGAACGTGCGCACGACATTCGTGCGCAACGGCAACTACTGGGGGAAGATCGAAGGCAACGTGCAGGAAGTCGTGTTCACGCCGATCGGCAATGACGCGACCCGCGTCGCCGCCTTGCTGTCGGGCGAGATCGACGTCATGGAGCCGGTGCCGGTGCAGGACATCGACCGCGTGAATGCCTCGGCCGGTGCCAAGGCGCTGGTGGCCCCGGAACTGCGCACGATCTTCCTGGGCATGGACCAGAAGCGCGACGAGCTGCTGTACTCCAGCGTCAAGGGCAAGAACCCGTTCAAGGACAAGCGCGTGCGCCAGGCCTTCTACCAGGCCATCGACATCGAAGGCATCAAGAAGACCGTGATGCGCAACGCGTCGCTGCCCACCGCCCTCATGGTGGGCCCCGGCGTCAACGGCTTCGCCCAGGACCAGAACAAGCGGCTGCCGTACGACCCGGATGCAGCCAAGAAGCTGATGGCCGACGCCGGCTATCCGCAAGGCTTCGAGGTCACGATGAACTGCCCGAACGACCGCTACGTCAACGACGCGCGCATCTGCCAGGCGGTGGCGCAGAACCTGTCGCGCATCGGCGTGAAGATCAACCTGGCCGCGGAGACCAAGGGCACGTACTTCCCGAAGATCCTGCGCCGCGACACCAGCTTCTACCTGCTGGGCTGGACCCCCACCACCTACGACGCGCACAACACGATGAACGCCATCATGGCGTGCCCCGACGACAAGGGCGCGGGGCAGTTCAACCTGGGCACGTACTGCAACCAGGAGTTCGACAAGATCACCCGCGCGGTGCAGTCCGAGACGGACAAGGCCAAGCGCACGGCGATGATCCGCCAGGCGTTCCAGATCCACCAGGACGACATCGGGCACATCCCGCTGCACCAGCAGTCGCTGGCCTGGGGCGTGAACAAGAAGGTCACCGTTGTCCAGCGCGGCGACAACTACCTCGACTACAAGTGGATCACCGTCAAGAAGTAAGCCGCTGATCCCGCCGCGCGGGGCTCCGGCCCCCGCGGCGCTTCACCCTCCTGATGAAACGCACGCTCGCTCGCTGGTTCGACAGCGACATCGGCTACAGCTTCCGCACTTCCCCCGTCGCCATGGTCGCGGCGGTGATCGCGTTCGGGTGCGTGTTCTGCGCCACCTTCGCCAACTGGGTCGCGCCGCACAACCCGTTCGATCTGACGACGCTGGTGCTGTCGGACGCCCGGCTGCCGCCCGCCTGGTCGCCGGAAGGCTCCGCCAGGTACTTGCTGGGAACCGACGACCAGGGCCGCGACATCCTCTCGGTGCTCATGTTCGGCGCGCGCATCTCGCTGGCCGTCGGCCTCGTGTCCGTGCTGCTGTCGATGGTCGTCGGCGTCGCGGTCGGACTGCTGGCCGGCTTCGTCGGCGGCTGGGTCGATGGCTTTCTCATGCGCCTGTGCGACGTCATGCTCAGCTTCCCGGCGATCCTGGTGGCGCTGCTGATCGCAGGCGTCGGCCGCGCGCTCTTTCCCAACGCGCCGAACACGGTGGCCTTCGGCGTGCTGATCCTCTCGATCTCGATGACGGGCTGGGTGCAGTACGCCCGCACGGTCCGCGGCTCGACCATGGTCGAACGCGGCAAGGAATACGTGCAGGCCGCCCGCGTCACCGGCGTCGCCCCGATGCGTATCATGTGGCGGCACGTGCTGCCCAACGTCACGGGCCCCGTCCTCGTGCTGGCCACCATCCAGGTGGCCACGGCCATCATTACCGAGGCGACGCTGTCCTTCCTCGGCGTCGGCGTGCCGCCCACGCAGCCGTCGCTCGGCACCTTGATCCGGGTCGGCAGCGACTACCTCGGCTCCGGCGAGTGGTGGATCTTCTTCTTCCCCGGCCTCATGCTCGTGCTGGTCGCCATGTCCGTGAACCTGCTCGGCGACTGGTTGCGCGACGCACTCAACCCGAGGCTGCAATGACGGGTGCACCCCTCCTCGAAGTGCGCGACCTGGTGGTCGAATTTCCCGGGCGGCGTGGCACCGTGCGCGCGCTCGACCAGGTGTCCTTCTCGATCGCGCCGGGCGAGATCCTGGGCGTCGTGGGCGAGTCGGGTGCGGGCAAGAGCCTGACCGGCGCATCGATCATCGGCCTGCTGGAACCGCCGGGGCGCATTGCCAGTGGACAAGTCCTGCTGGAAGGCCAGCGCATCGACGACCTGCCGCCCGCACGCATGCGGCATGTCCGCGGCCGCAAGATCGGCGCCATCTTCCAGGACCCGCTCACCTCGCTGAATCCGCTGTACAGCATCGGGCGGCAGCTGGTCGAGACGATCCAGGCGCATCTGCCAGTGAATGCGGCCGAAGCGCGGCGCCGCGCCATCCAGCTGCTCGAGGACACCGGCATCCCCGCCGCGGCGCAACGCATCGACCACTTCCCGCACCAGTTCTCCGGCGGCATGCGCCAGCGCGTCGTCATCGCCCTGGCACTGGCGGCCGAGCCGAAGCTGATCGTCGCCGACGAACCGACGACGGCGCTCGACGTGTCGATCCAGGCGCAGATCATCCAGCTGCTGCAGCGCGTGTGCCGTGATCGCGGGGCGGCGGTCATGCTGATCACGCACGACATGGGCGTCATCGCCGAGACGTGCGACCGCGTCGCCGTCATGTATGCGGGCCGCATTGCCGAGATCGGTCCGGTGCACGAAGTGATCCACCAGCCGGCGCATCCGTACACGATGGGCCTGATGGCATCGATTCCCGACATGGACAGCGATCGCGAGCGGCTGGCGCAGATCGACGGCGCGATGCCGCGACTGACCGCCATCCCGCCGGGTTGCGCCTACCACCCGCGCTGCCCGCGCGCGTTCGACCGGTGCCACCGCGAACGGCCCGAGCTCCTGCAGGCCGGCGCGACTCGCGCCGCGTGCTGGCTGCACGACGCGCACGGCGGGGCATCCGCATGAGTGACACCGTGCCGCTGCTGCAGGTGCGCGACCTGGCGAAGACGTTCGACGTCTCTCCGCCCTGGCTCAACCGCGTCCTCGAGCGCAAGCCGCGCCAGTTGCTGCACGCGGTGGACGGCGTGAGCTTCGACATCGAGCGCGGCCAGACACTGGCGCTGGTGGGGGAGTCGGGCTGCGGCAAGAGCACGGTCGCCCGCCTGCTGGTCGGCCTGTACGAGCCGAGCCGCGGCGATGCGCAGTTCGACGGCATGCCGCTGCATGCCGCGTACCGCGGGCGCGAGTCGCGGCAGCTGCGCCGGCGCATCCAGATGATCTTCCAGGACCCGTACGCGAGCCTCAACCCGCGCTGGAAGGTGGAGGACATCGTCGCCGAGCCGCTGCGCGAACACGGCCTCGCGTCTGGCGATGCGTTGCGCGAGCGCGTCGGCCAGCTGCTGCAGGACGTTGGACTGTCGCCCGCGGACATGGCCAAGTACGCGCACCAGTTCTCCGGTGGCCAGCGGCAGCGCATCTCGATCGCGCGCGCGCTGGCCACGCACCCGGAGTTCCTGGTCGCCGACGAACCCACGAGCGCACTGGACGTGAGCGTGCAGGCGCAGGTGCTGAACATCATGAAGGACCTGCAGCGCCGGCAGGGCCTCACCTACCTGTTCATCTCGCACAACCTGGCCGTCGTGCGGCATGTGAGCGACCAGGTCGGCGTGATGTACCTGGGCCGCATCGTCGAACTCGCCGGCAAGCACCAGCTGTTCGGCGACCCGCGGCATCCGTACACGCGCATGCTGCTCGACGCGATCCCGAAGATGCACCAGACGGGCCGCGCGCGCACGCCGGTGCAAGGTGAGGTGCCCAATCCGCTGAACCCGCCGGCCGGCTGCGCGTTCAACCCGCGCTGCCCGCACGCCAACGATCGCTGCCGCGTCGAGCGGCCGGCCCTGCTGTCCATCGGCGGCGTCCGCGTCGCTTGCCACGCGGTCGAAGAAGGCCGGATCTAGCGCGCCCGCGCTACTGCTCTTCGCTCCAGTAGAAGCCGTCGCGCGCGATCATGGCGCTGGACGCGCTGGGCCCCCAACTGCCGGCGGCGTAGGTGCGCAGGTCCGCATCGTTGCCCTGCCAGGCATCCAGCAACGGCTCCACCCACCGCCAGGCCGCTTCCTGTTCGTCGGCGCGCACGAAGAGGTTCAGGCGGCCGTCGAGCACGTCGAGCAGCAGGCGCTCGTACGCGCCGACACGCTCGGACCCGAAGCGGCGATCGAAGTCCAGGTCCAGGTGCACGGGCGCCAGCGACTGCGCGCCGCGCCGCGTCTCCTGTCCCTGCGCCAGCAGGTGCAGCTGCAGGCCGTCGCGCGGCTGCAGGCTGATCACGAGGCGGTTGGCCGCGCCCAATGGCGTGCGGAAGATCGCGTGCGGCGCGGCGCGGAAGTTGACGACGATGTGCGCGTCGCGCGCCGCGAGCCGCTTGCCGGTGCGGATGTAGAACGGCACGCCGGCCCAGCGCCAGTTGGCGATCACGGCGCGCAGGGCGACGAAGGTCTCGGTGGTGCTTTCGGGCGAGACGCCGGGTTCCTGGCGGTAGCCGGGCACTTGCTCGCCACCGACGGTGCCGGGCCCGTACTGGCCGCGGACGGCGAACTGGTTGATGGCTTCCGGCGTCCAGGGACGCAGCGAACGCAGCACCTTCAGCTTCTCGTCGCGGATCGCGTCAGCGTCGGCGCTGATCGGCGGCTCCATCGCCATCGCACAAAGGAGCTGCAGGGCGTGGTTCTGCACCATGTCGCGCAACGCGCCGGTGCTGTCGTAGAACGAGCCGCGCTTCTCGACGCCCAGGTCCTCGCCGATGCTGATCTGGATGTTGGCGATGTTTTCCCGCCGCCACAGCGGCTCGAACAGCGCATTGCCGAAGCGCAGCGCGAACAGGTTCTGCACCGCCGGCTTGCCCAGGTAATGGTCGATGCGGAAGATCTGCGTCTCGTCGAAGCCGCGCCGCACCGTCTCGTTGATCGAACGATTCGATTGCAGGTCGTGCCCGAGCGGCTTCTCCAGCACGATGCGCGTGGCCGGCGTGTTCAGGCCGGCCGCTGCGAGCTGCTCGCACACCGTGGTGAACAGGTTCGGCGCGGTGGCGAGGTACATCACGACGACGTCCGCGCTGCGCTCTCCCAGCCGCTTCTTGAGTTGCTCGTAGTCACCGGGCTTGGACAGGTCCAGGCGCTGGAACTGCAGCAGCTGCGCGAAGCGGTCGAACTCCTCCGGGCTCGGGCGCTTGGCGAGGTCCACCTGCTCGAATCGCTGGTGGATCAGCTGGCGGAACGCGTCGTCGGACAAGTTGTCGCGCGCGATGCCGAGGATGCGGCCCTCGGCCGGCAGGGTGCCGTGGCGGAAGGCCTGGAACAGGGCCGGCATCAGCTTGCGCCAGGCCAGGTCGCCGGTGCCGCCGAAGAGGACGAGGTCGAAACTCATGGGTGCCTTGCGGGAAGGACCGCGTACTTTAGCGGCGCCCGGATGGCCCTGTCGGCCCACTGCGGATGAGCAGGTGCGCCGCCCATAATTGCCGCATGAACCAACTCGAGGCGCTCAAGCGCCACACGACGGTGGTGGCGGACACGGGGGACTTCCGCCAGCTCGCGCAATTCCAGCCGCAGGACGCGACCACCAATCCCTCGCTCATCCTCAAGGCGGTGCAGAAGCCCGACTACGCACCCTTGCTCAAGGAGGTGATGGCGCAGTGCCGCGGCAAGCCGATCGACGAAGCGATGGACCGGCTGCTGGTGCGCTTCGGGACCGAGATCCTGTCGATCATCCCGGGCCGCGTGTCGACCGAAGTCGACGCCCGGCTGAGCTTCGACACCAACGCCAGCGTCACGCGAGCCGAACGCATCGTCGAGATGTACCAAGGCGCCGGCGTGCCCGTCGATCGCGTGCTGATCAAGGTGGCGGCGACGTGGGAAGGCATCCAGGCCGCCGAGCAGCTGGAGCGCCGGGGCATCCACACCAACCTCACGCTGCTGTTCTCGTTCTGCCAGGCGATCGCCTGCGGGCAGGCGAAGGTGCAGCTGATCTCGCCGTTCGTGGGCCGCATCTACGACTGGTACAAGAAGTCGGCCGGTTCCTCGTGGGACGAAGCGGCGAACGCCGGCCCCAACGATCCCGGCGTGAAGTCGGTGCGGCAGATCTACCGCTACTACAAGCACTTCGGCATCCAGACCGAGGTGATGGGCGCGAGCTTCCGCAACACGGGGCAGGTGCTGGCGCTTGCCGGCTGCGACCTGCTCACCATCAGCCCCGAGCTGCTGGCGCAACTGGCCACGAGCGATGCGGGGGTGGAGCGTGCGCTCGATCCGCAGGAAGCGAAGGCCGCGACCATCGAGCCGGTGAATTACGACGAGGCCGGCTTCCGCTTCGCGCTCAACGAGGATGCGATGGCGACCGAGAAGCTCGCGGAAGGCATCCGCGCGTTCGTCGCCGACGCCGTCAAGCTCGAGAAGCTGATGAAGGAGGCGTGAGCATGGCCAGCACTCCGCGTCGTTGCGACGCCACTCCTGCCTGGCAATCCTTGCGGCAAGCCTTCGAGGCGCACGGTTCGTCGTTCGACGTCCGCGCTGCGCTGCGTGACGATCCGTCGCGCGTGGAGCGCTTCACGCTCGACGCCGGGGGCGTGCATGCCGACCTCTCGAAGAATCTCGTCGATGCGCAGGTCGAAGACCTGCTGCTGCAACTCGCGCGCGACTGCGGCCTGGAAGCGCAGCGCGACGCGATGTTCGCGGGCGAGAAGGTCAATGCGACCGAGGGCCGCTCCGTGCTGCACGTGCTGCTGCGTGCCCCGCGCGGCGCGAAGGGACCCGCGGCCGAGCTCGCGCAGGTGCACGGGACGCTTGATGCCATGCTGGCCTACGCAGACTCGGTGCGCAACGACGCGGCGATCACCGACGTCGTCAACATCGGCATCGGTGGCTCCGACCTCGGACCGCAGATGGCGACCATCGCGCTCGACGAATTCGCCGTTCCCGGCAAGCGGTTCCACTTCGTCTCCAACATCGACGGCCACGAACTTGCCGCCGTGCTGCGCCACCTGGAGCCGCAGAACACGCTGTTCCTGGTCGCGTCGAAGACGTTCACCACGCTCGAGACGATGACCAACGCCCGTTCGGCGCGACAGTGGTTCACCGCCAATGGCGGCAAGGACGTCGCGCGCCACTTCGCCGCCCTCACGACCAACGTCGCCGCCGCGAAGGAATTCGGCATCGACCGCACGTTCGGGTTCTGGGACTGGGTCGGGGGCCGCTATTCGATGTGGTCCGCCATCGGGCTGCCGATCGCGATCGCGATCGGTGCCGATCGCTTTCGCGACCTGCTCGCCGGCGCGCACGCGATGGACGAGCACTTCCGCATGGCGCCCTTGGAGCGCAACCTGCCGGTGCGGCTCGCGTTGCTCGACATCTGGTACCGGGACTTCCACCGCTTCACCAGCCGCAGCGTCGCGCCGTACCACAGTGCCTTGCGGCGCCTGCCTGCGTACCTGCAGCAGCTGGAGATGGAGAGCAACGGCAAGCGCGTCGATCGCGACGGCCGCGAAGTGCCGTACGGCACCTCGCCGGTGGTGTGGGGCGAACCCGGCACCAACGGGCAGCACGCGTACTTCCAGATGCTGCACCAGGGCACGGACGTGATTCCGGTGGAATTCATCGCGGTGCGCAAGGCGGCGCACACGCTCGAAGGGCACCACGACCAGCTGCTGGCCAACGTGCTCGCGCAGGCGCAGGCGCTGATGCAAGGCAAGCAGGACCCGGGCGGCCACAAGCACTTCCCGGGCAACCGGCCGAGCACGATGCTGCTGCTGGACCGGCTCGACCCGCGCACCTTCGGCGCGCTGGTCGCGATGTACGAGCACCGCGTATTCACCGCCGGCGCGATCTGGGGCATCAACAGCTTCGACCAGTGGGGCGTCGAACTCGGCAAGGTGCTGGCGAAGGACCTCGCGCCACGCCTCGCCACCGGTGACGTGGCGGGCCTCGATGCGTCGACCGCCGCCTTGGTGCAGCACCTGCGTCATCGCTGACGCAGCACGAAAAAAAAAGGCCGGGATCGCTCCCGGCCTTTTTGCTTTGCGCGGCTGGGAGCCGAAGCTCCCGGTGCGCGGCGGACCTTACATGTCCATGCCGCCCATGCCACCCATGCCGCCCATGCCACCGCCGGCGGCCGGAGCTTCTTCCTTCGGCGCCTCGGCGACCATGGCTTCGGTCGTCAGCATCAGCGACGCGACGGACGCGGCGTTCTGCAGCGCAGTGCGCGTGACCTTGGTGGGATCCAGGATGCCCATCTCGATCATGTCGCCGTAGGTGTCGTTGGCGGCGTTGAAGCCGTAGTTGCCCTTGCCGTTCAGCACGGCGTTGATCACCACGCTGGGCTCGCCACCGGCGTTGCCGACGATCTCGCGCAGGGGCGCCTCGATGGCCTTGAGCACCAGCTTGATGCCGGCGTCCTGGTCGGGGTTGGCACCCTTGATCTCGCCGGCTGCCTGCTTGGCGCGCAGGAGGGCCACGCCGCCGCCGGCGACGATGCCTTCCTCGACGGCCGCACGGGTGGCGTGCAGCGCGTCTTCCACGCGGGCCTTCTTCTCCTTCATCTCGACTTCGGTCGCGGCACCGACCTTGATCACCGCAACGCCGCCGGCCAGCTTGGCCACGCGCTCTTGCAGCTTCTCGCGGTCGTAGTCGCTGGTCGCTTCCTCGATCTGCACGCGGATCTGCTTGACGCGCGCTTCGATGTCGGCAGC includes the following:
- the zwf gene encoding glucose-6-phosphate dehydrogenase, which translates into the protein MSFDLVLFGGTGDLAWRKLMPALFQAFRHGTLPAEGRILGIARDNLSDDAFRQLIHQRFEQVDLAKRPSPEEFDRFAQLLQFQRLDLSKPGDYEQLKKRLGERSADVVVMYLATAPNLFTTVCEQLAAAGLNTPATRIVLEKPLGHDLQSNRSINETVRRGFDETQIFRIDHYLGKPAVQNLFALRFGNALFEPLWRRENIANIQISIGEDLGVEKRGSFYDSTGALRDMVQNHALQLLCAMAMEPPISADADAIRDEKLKVLRSLRPWTPEAINQFAVRGQYGPGTVGGEQVPGYRQEPGVSPESTTETFVALRAVIANWRWAGVPFYIRTGKRLAARDAHIVVNFRAAPHAIFRTPLGAANRLVISLQPRDGLQLHLLAQGQETRRGAQSLAPVHLDLDFDRRFGSERVGAYERLLLDVLDGRLNLFVRADEQEAAWRWVEPLLDAWQGNDADLRTYAAGSWGPSASSAMIARDGFYWSEEQ
- the tal gene encoding transaldolase, with the protein product MNQLEALKRHTTVVADTGDFRQLAQFQPQDATTNPSLILKAVQKPDYAPLLKEVMAQCRGKPIDEAMDRLLVRFGTEILSIIPGRVSTEVDARLSFDTNASVTRAERIVEMYQGAGVPVDRVLIKVAATWEGIQAAEQLERRGIHTNLTLLFSFCQAIACGQAKVQLISPFVGRIYDWYKKSAGSSWDEAANAGPNDPGVKSVRQIYRYYKHFGIQTEVMGASFRNTGQVLALAGCDLLTISPELLAQLATSDAGVERALDPQEAKAATIEPVNYDEAGFRFALNEDAMATEKLAEGIRAFVADAVKLEKLMKEA
- the pgi gene encoding glucose-6-phosphate isomerase — encoded protein: MASTPRRCDATPAWQSLRQAFEAHGSSFDVRAALRDDPSRVERFTLDAGGVHADLSKNLVDAQVEDLLLQLARDCGLEAQRDAMFAGEKVNATEGRSVLHVLLRAPRGAKGPAAELAQVHGTLDAMLAYADSVRNDAAITDVVNIGIGGSDLGPQMATIALDEFAVPGKRFHFVSNIDGHELAAVLRHLEPQNTLFLVASKTFTTLETMTNARSARQWFTANGGKDVARHFAALTTNVAAAKEFGIDRTFGFWDWVGGRYSMWSAIGLPIAIAIGADRFRDLLAGAHAMDEHFRMAPLERNLPVRLALLDIWYRDFHRFTSRSVAPYHSALRRLPAYLQQLEMESNGKRVDRDGREVPYGTSPVVWGEPGTNGQHAYFQMLHQGTDVIPVEFIAVRKAAHTLEGHHDQLLANVLAQAQALMQGKQDPGGHKHFPGNRPSTMLLLDRLDPRTFGALVAMYEHRVFTAGAIWGINSFDQWGVELGKVLAKDLAPRLATGDVAGLDASTAALVQHLRHR